The Desulfovibrio piger DNA segment TCATGAGTTCTTCGCGCTGTTCGGCCAGCTTGGCACGCAGCTCTTCGACGCTCATGTCGCGCAGCTCGGCGGCAGTGGCCATGGCGGCTTTTTCGTTCTTCTTGGCAGCCATACTACAGGCCCTCCCTCACCACGATGATGGTCTTCACGGGCAGCTTGTGGGCGGCGCGGGTCAGAGCCTCGCGAGCCAGGTCAAGGCTGACGCCCTTGATTTCGTACAGCACGCGGCCGGGCTTGACCGGAGCGCACCAGCCCACCGGAGCACCCTTACCGGAACCCTGACGGGTTTCAAGAGGCTTGGCGGTCACGGGGCGGTCGGGGAACACGCGGATCCAGACCTTACCGCCACGCTTGATGTGACGCATCATGGCGATACGGGCGGCTTCAATCTGCTGGCTGGACAACTGACCGTGCTGCACGGCCTTCAGGCCAATATCGCCAAAGGCGATGGAGGCGCCGCGGCTAGCCAGGCCACGCAGGCGGCCCTTCTGCCATTTACGGAATTTAACTTTCTTAGGCGCGAGCATTACTGATCAACCTCTTTGTCAAGGATTTCACCCTTGTAGATCCACACCTTGACACCGATGATGCCGTAGGTGGTGTGCGCTTCGGCAAAACCGTAGTCGATGTCGGCGCGCAGGGTCTGCAACGGCACGCGACCGTCACGGTACCATTCGGTACGGGCGATTTCAGCGCCCGCCAGACGACCGGAGCAGGTCACCTTGATGCCTTCGCCACCGAACTTGCGGGCCATGGACACCGTGCGCTTCATGGCGCGACGGAAGGCCACGCGGCGTTCCAGCTGCTGGGCGATGTTTTCGGCCACGAGCTGGGCTTCCACTTCGGGACGACGGATTTCATTCACTTCCAGCGAGAACTCACGGCCAAACTTCTGGCGGAGGTCGCCGCGCAGCTTTTCGATTTCCACGCCCTTGCGGCCGATGACGATACCGGGACGGGCAGTGGACAGGATCAGACGGATCTTGCCACCGGCGCGTTCGATTTCGATCTTGGCCAGCCCCGCATGATACAGGAGCTTCTTCACATAGGCGCGAATCTTGCTGTCTTCAAACACAAAGGCAGGGTAGTCCTTCTTGCTGAACCAGCGGGACTGCCAGTTCTTGTTGTACCCCAGCCGGAAGCCAAACGGATGAACTTTCTGACCCATAGCCTATTCCTGCCCTTCTGCGAGTATAACGGTAACGTGGCTGGTACGCTTGTGAATCTTGGTGGCACGGCCCTGGGCGCGGGGCATGAAGCGCTTCCAGGTGGGGCCTTCGTTCACGATGACTTCCTTGATGACCATGGCGTCCACGTTCACGCCACCCAGCTGGGAGGCATTGGCCACGGCGCTCTTGAGCACATTCAGCAGCACGCCGGCGGGCTTGTTGGGGGTGAAGCGCAGAATGTTCATGGCTTCTTC contains these protein-coding regions:
- the rplP gene encoding 50S ribosomal protein L16, yielding MLAPKKVKFRKWQKGRLRGLASRGASIAFGDIGLKAVQHGQLSSQQIEAARIAMMRHIKRGGKVWIRVFPDRPVTAKPLETRQGSGKGAPVGWCAPVKPGRVLYEIKGVSLDLAREALTRAAHKLPVKTIIVVREGL
- the rpsC gene encoding 30S ribosomal protein S3, with amino-acid sequence MGQKVHPFGFRLGYNKNWQSRWFSKKDYPAFVFEDSKIRAYVKKLLYHAGLAKIEIERAGGKIRLILSTARPGIVIGRKGVEIEKLRGDLRQKFGREFSLEVNEIRRPEVEAQLVAENIAQQLERRVAFRRAMKRTVSMARKFGGEGIKVTCSGRLAGAEIARTEWYRDGRVPLQTLRADIDYGFAEAHTTYGIIGVKVWIYKGEILDKEVDQ
- the rplV gene encoding 50S ribosomal protein L22, which produces MESKAIAKFQRVSPRKTRLVAKNVQGKGVEEAMNILRFTPNKPAGVLLNVLKSAVANASQLGGVNVDAMVIKEVIVNEGPTWKRFMPRAQGRATKIHKRTSHVTVILAEGQE